From Salinicola endophyticus:
GGCCTACAAGGATGGCGTCAGCATCGGCAAGGTCGCCGCCCTGATCGGCGACGACGGCGAACGCCATGACAGCCACGGCGACCTCAACCTGGGCGACATGGTGCGCCTGCCCGATGACAAGCGCGCCTTCCAATCCCCCCGCGACGAAGACGACTGAACCGGACGCGGCGGCTCAGGGCCGCCGCATTCTTGTCCAAGGCGTCACCGCCGCGCCTTTCCCGCAATCTCTTCTGACAGTCTCTTCTCACGCCTTTTCATCACGACCTCTCTGGTCACCCTCGGCCAGCCTCATCACCCACTCGCGAACAGCACGAATAGCGGGCTCATCACGCCGCGCCGGCGGGTAGACCAGATGAAACGGCTCGCCCGGCAGTTCGGGGCCGAACGGCTCTACCAGGCGCCCATCGGCCAGCTCCTCGGCGATCAGCGTGCGGCTCATCAGTGCAATGCCCTGGCCGCCCAGAGCGGCAGCGATGGTGTGGGTTTCATCCGAGAACACCAGCCCCTGGCCGATCTCCAGTTCGGGGACGCGCGCCAGCGTCTGCCAGGCGCCCCAACTGAGCAGCGCGCCCTTGTGATTGGGCGGCTCGTAGTGAATCAGCGTGGCGTGGTGCAAATCCGCATGACTGCGCACTGCCAGGCTCGGGCTACAGGCGGGCACAAAGGTGTTGTCGAACAGCTTCTCGGCCTCCAGCCCTGGCCAGTGCCCGGCGCCGTAGCGGATCGCCATATCCGCCGCGACACCATCCAGCGGCACCAGATGGTGGGAAATCTGCAGGTTGAGATTGAGATCCGGATGGGCCTGGCGCAGCTCGCTCACCCGCGGCAGCAACCAGCGCGCAGCCACTGCTGGAATGGTCGAGAGGGTGACACTGAGATGCGCTGGTTCCGGGCGCAGGCGCGCCACCGTGGCCGCCAGGGTATCGAAAGCCTCGCTGGCAGCGGCAAGCAGTTCGCGACCCTGCATGGTGAGCTGTAGCTGCCGCGGCTGACGAATGAACAACGCAACGCCTAGCTGCGACTCCAGTTGGCGAATCTGGTGGCTGATGGCGGTTGGCGTCACCGACAGCTCCGCGGCAGCACGCTTGGCACTGAGATGGCGCGCCGCCGCCTCGAAAGCACGCAGCGCAGAGAGCGAGGGCAGTTTACGAGCGCTCATGGCACCACCTCATGGATGAGTTTTATTTTCTCATTATGACAAGAAATGGTCGTTTGTCGCTGCGATGCGGGTGAGATTTCATGGT
This genomic window contains:
- a CDS encoding LysR substrate-binding domain-containing protein — translated: MSARKLPSLSALRAFEAAARHLSAKRAAAELSVTPTAISHQIRQLESQLGVALFIRQPRQLQLTMQGRELLAAASEAFDTLAATVARLRPEPAHLSVTLSTIPAVAARWLLPRVSELRQAHPDLNLNLQISHHLVPLDGVAADMAIRYGAGHWPGLEAEKLFDNTFVPACSPSLAVRSHADLHHATLIHYEPPNHKGALLSWGAWQTLARVPELEIGQGLVFSDETHTIAAALGGQGIALMSRTLIAEELADGRLVEPFGPELPGEPFHLVYPPARRDEPAIRAVREWVMRLAEGDQRGRDEKA